In a genomic window of Hippoglossus stenolepis isolate QCI-W04-F060 chromosome 17, HSTE1.2, whole genome shotgun sequence:
- the LOC118124524 gene encoding transmembrane protein 106B — MGKSFSHLTKQTGDDEDRLSSPEDAQTEDGKDGDVAQFPYVEFTGRDSVTCPTCQGTGRIPRGQENQLVALIPYSDQRLRPRRTKLYVSASVVVCLLLSSLAVFFLFPRSIDVSYVGVKSVFVSYDQDKRSVYLNITNTLNITNNNYYSVEVANITAQVQFAKTVIGKTRIKNIIAISPLDKKQTDYMVPTIIADEMSYMYDYCTLQTIRVHNIVVMMQVTVTTTYFGHVEQVSQEMYQYVDCGGNTTSIRGMPQPFNIPHPAE, encoded by the exons ATGGGGAAGTCATTTTCCCACCTCACCAAGCAGACAGGCGATGACGAGGACCGGCTCTCCTCTCCTGAGGACGCCCAAACTGAGGATGGCAAGGACGGAGACGTCGCCCAGTTTCCTTACGTGGAGTTCACAGGACGGGACAGTGTGACATGTCCCACATGTCAGGGCACAGGGAGGATACCCAGAG GACAAGAAAATCAATTGGTGGCATTGATTCCATACAGTGACCAAAGGCTACGGCCCAGGAGGAC GAAGTTGTATGTCTCAGCATCAGTGGTGGTCTGCCTGTTACTGTCCAGTCTGGccgtcttcttcctcttccctcgcTCCATCGACGTCTCCTATGTTGGGGTGAAGTCTGTTTTCGTCAGCTACGACCAAGACAAGCGCAGCGTCTATCTCAACATCACA AACACTCTCAACATtaccaacaacaactactactcaGTGGAGGTTGCCAACATCACAGCGCAGGTGCAGTTTGCCAAGACAGTGATCGGTAAAACCCGCATCAAAAACATCATTGCCATCAGCCCTCTGGACAAGAAACAG ACTGATTATATGGTTCCCACCATCATCGCAGATGAGATGAGCTACATGTA tgACTACTGCACCCTGCAAACCATCAGGGTTCACAACATTGTCGTCATGATGCA AGTGACTGTCACAACAACGTACTTTGGCCACGTGGAGCAGGTGTCTCAGGAGATGTACCAGTATGTGGACTGTGGAGGGAACACCACCTCTATCAGAGGGATGCCCCAGCCCTTCAACATCCCACATCCTGCTGAGTAA
- the LOC118124526 gene encoding apoptosis regulator BAX-like has product MACESNSVSDERIGEALIREVIEEELKHIPSEDVLSFTLPAVELKNEQEDKFVDQLGTLFRKIGDRIKDDVEIQDGIDGLAQGFKWNRFMEMANKAFEHGITWEKIAILFYVAGKLAVKMVEAHKLQSVTEILKWTVDYFKKYLLGWIRGRGGWICSFSELAVASVQITSSMSSHRGGLIIIFFTGIALGSFISWRLTR; this is encoded by the coding sequence ATGGCGTGTGAAAGTAACAGCGTGTCTGATGAGAGGATAGGAGAGGCCCTGATCAGAGAGGTCAttgaggaggagctgaaacaCATACCCTCCGAGGACGTCCTGTCCTTCACCCTCCCTGCTGTGGAACTAAAGAATGAGCAGGAGGACAAGTTTGTGGACCAGCTGGGCACATTGTTCCGCAAAATTGGTGACAGAATAAAGGATGACGTGGAGATCCAAGATGGAATAGATGGGCTTGCACAAGGCTTCAAGTGGAACAGATTTATGGAAATGGCAAACAAGGCGTTTGAGCATGGAATCACCTGGGAGAAGATTGCTATTCTCTTCTATGTTGCCGGCAAGTTGGCAGTCAAAATGGTGGAGGCTCATAAGCTTCAGTCAGTGACGGAGATACTGAAGTGGACCGTGGACTATTTCAAAAAGTATCTCTTGGGCTGGATTCGGGGACGAGGAGGATGGATCTGCAGTTTCTCAGAACTGGCGGTGGCGTCCGTGCAGATCACGTCATCCATGAGCTCTCACAGAGGAGGCCttatcatcatcttcttcaccgGCATAGCTCTCGGAAGCTTCATCAGCTGGAGACTGACCAGATGA